In a single window of the Flavivirga spongiicola genome:
- the galE gene encoding UDP-glucose 4-epimerase GalE: MDKILVTGGLGFIGSHTVVELQNEGYEVVIIDDLSNSTIKVLDGIKAISGKAPLFEELDLKNKAGVEAFFKKHDDVKGVIHFAASKAVGESVKEPLLYYENNIGTLVYILKELQKLPSASFIFSSSCTVYGQADKLPITESAPVKQAESPYGNTKQIGEEVIRDTCKVTPNLKAIALRYFNPVGAHESVSIGELPIGVPQNLVPFITQTAIGLREELSVFGDDYPTPDGTCIRDYIHVVDLAKAHVVALGRLLQNKNKSNYETFNLGTGKGSSVLEVVQSFERVSGVKLNYKIVDRREGDIISAYADTNKANNELGWKTELSLDDAMRSAWKWEQKVRGK; the protein is encoded by the coding sequence ATGGATAAAATATTAGTTACTGGAGGATTAGGATTTATAGGGTCACACACCGTTGTCGAATTGCAAAATGAGGGTTACGAAGTTGTAATAATTGATGATTTATCCAATTCTACAATTAAAGTTTTGGATGGTATAAAAGCTATATCAGGTAAAGCACCACTTTTTGAAGAACTAGATTTAAAAAATAAAGCAGGTGTTGAGGCCTTTTTTAAAAAGCATGATGATGTTAAGGGTGTTATTCATTTTGCCGCTAGTAAGGCTGTTGGTGAAAGTGTAAAAGAACCTTTGTTGTACTACGAAAACAATATTGGAACCTTAGTTTATATTTTAAAAGAATTACAAAAATTACCGTCGGCGAGTTTTATCTTTAGTTCGTCATGTACTGTTTATGGACAAGCTGATAAGTTGCCAATAACTGAAAGTGCGCCGGTAAAACAAGCTGAATCTCCTTATGGAAATACAAAACAAATTGGGGAAGAAGTAATTAGAGATACTTGTAAAGTAACACCTAATTTAAAAGCTATAGCGTTACGTTATTTTAATCCGGTTGGAGCCCACGAATCAGTTTCGATTGGAGAATTGCCGATTGGTGTACCACAAAATCTAGTTCCTTTTATTACGCAAACAGCTATAGGTTTACGTGAAGAATTATCTGTTTTTGGTGATGATTATCCAACGCCAGATGGCACCTGTATTCGAGATTACATTCATGTAGTAGATTTAGCAAAAGCGCATGTTGTTGCTTTAGGTCGCTTACTACAAAACAAGAATAAATCTAATTATGAAACTTTTAATTTAGGAACAGGAAAGGGTAGTTCTGTACTGGAAGTTGTTCAGTCTTTTGAACGTGTTTCTGGAGTAAAACTAAATTATAAAATTGTTGATAGAAGAGAGGGTGATATCATTTCAGCTTATGCAGATACCAATAAAGCTAATAATGAATTAGGTTGGAAAACAGAATTGTCTTTAGATGATGCGATGCGTTCTGCATGGAAATGGGAGCAAAAGGTTAGAGGTAAATAA
- a CDS encoding DegT/DnrJ/EryC1/StrS family aminotransferase: protein MKKIQMVDLKGQYDDIKDVVNPSIQEVIENTSFINGPKVHEFQKNLEQYLGVKHVIPCANGTDALQIAMMGLGLKPGDEVITADFTFAATVEVIALLQLTPVLVDVNEDDFNINIEAIKRAITPKTKAIVPVHLFGQCANMEAIMEIAKEHNLFVIEDNAQAIGASYTYKNGSKAKAGTIGDVASTSFFPSKNLGCYGDGGAIFTNNDDLAHTIRGIVNHGMYRRYHHDVVGVNSRLDSIQAAVLDTKLPHLDSYNKERQYAARKYNKAFEGVENIVTPKVTNGCLEVCDTCDCHVFHQYTLRIKAIDRDALVKHLNAHNIPCGVYYPIPLHNQKAYKDERYNEDDFKVTNQLVKEVISLPMHTELDDEQIEYITSTIIKFING from the coding sequence ATGAAGAAAATTCAAATGGTTGACCTTAAAGGTCAGTATGACGATATAAAAGATGTCGTTAATCCTTCTATTCAGGAAGTTATAGAAAATACTTCTTTCATTAATGGCCCCAAAGTTCATGAGTTTCAAAAGAATTTAGAACAATATTTAGGAGTTAAACATGTTATTCCTTGTGCTAATGGTACAGATGCATTGCAAATAGCGATGATGGGTTTAGGTTTAAAACCAGGGGATGAGGTTATTACTGCGGATTTTACATTTGCAGCAACTGTTGAGGTGATTGCATTATTACAATTAACACCAGTTTTAGTAGATGTTAATGAGGATGATTTCAATATAAATATTGAAGCTATAAAAAGGGCTATCACACCTAAAACAAAGGCCATTGTTCCTGTGCATTTGTTTGGCCAATGTGCTAATATGGAAGCTATCATGGAAATTGCTAAGGAACATAATTTATTTGTAATTGAAGATAATGCACAAGCTATCGGGGCGTCTTATACCTATAAAAATGGTAGTAAAGCCAAAGCGGGAACAATTGGCGATGTTGCTTCTACTTCTTTTTTCCCATCTAAAAATTTAGGTTGCTATGGAGATGGCGGTGCCATTTTTACAAATAACGACGATTTAGCACATACCATTAGAGGTATTGTTAACCATGGGATGTACAGGCGTTACCATCATGATGTGGTGGGAGTAAATTCACGTTTGGATAGTATTCAGGCAGCGGTTTTAGATACTAAATTGCCGCATTTGGATAGTTATAATAAGGAAAGACAATATGCTGCAAGAAAATATAATAAAGCATTTGAAGGGGTTGAAAATATTGTGACGCCAAAAGTAACAAATGGCTGTTTAGAGGTTTGTGATACTTGCGATTGTCACGTTTTTCACCAATATACACTCAGAATTAAAGCTATAGATAGAGACGCATTGGTTAAACATTTAAATGCTCATAATATACCTTGTGGTGTATACTATCCAATTCCGCTTCATAACCAAAAAGCATATAAAGATGAAAGGTATAATGAAGATGATTTTAAAGTAACAAATCAATTAGTTAAAGAAGTTATTTCATTGCCAATGCATACCGAATTGGATGACGAACAAATAGAATATATTACATCAACAATTATTAAATTTATAAATGGATAA
- a CDS encoding 3-deoxy-D-manno-octulosonic acid transferase: MSFIYNIGIHIAHFALKCASLFNEKIKKGMVGRQNTFEVLESQLNSNDKTLWFHCASLGEYEQGLPVFKKLREHYKQHKIVLSFFSPSGYEIRKNSPIADIVIYLPLDSKKHAKRFINLVNPELTIFVKYDIWPNFLNELKRRKLRAILISAAFRKNQSYFKFYGGELRRALFTFEHIFTQNEASKTLLQSIHYNKVTVSGDTRFDRVSSQLGLNNYLSFIETFKDDKLCVVAGSTWPEDENLLINYINATDHKNVKFIIAPHNIKTAQINNIQEKLHVKSVLYSKKNDEQLINAQVFIIDTIGILSKVYSYANIAYVGGAMGHTGLHNTLEPAVFAIPIIIGSNHEKFPEAKAMIDINGMFSASNQKEFDSILNELIQNKEKCLSSGKKNGDYIAKNKGAVIQIIDYLRI; encoded by the coding sequence TTGAGTTTTATTTACAACATAGGTATTCATATAGCACACTTTGCATTAAAATGTGCCTCCTTATTTAATGAAAAAATTAAAAAGGGAATGGTTGGTCGCCAAAACACTTTTGAGGTTCTTGAAAGTCAATTAAATTCCAATGATAAAACTTTATGGTTTCATTGTGCTTCTTTAGGTGAATATGAACAAGGACTCCCTGTTTTTAAAAAACTAAGAGAACACTATAAACAGCATAAAATTGTACTTAGCTTCTTTTCTCCCTCCGGGTATGAAATTCGTAAAAATTCACCTATTGCAGATATTGTTATTTATTTGCCTCTGGATAGCAAAAAGCATGCAAAACGGTTTATAAACCTTGTTAATCCAGAACTCACCATTTTTGTTAAATACGATATTTGGCCTAACTTTTTAAATGAATTAAAAAGAAGAAAGTTACGTGCTATTTTAATTTCGGCTGCTTTTAGAAAAAATCAATCTTACTTTAAATTTTATGGTGGAGAGCTGAGACGTGCCTTATTTACTTTCGAACATATTTTTACACAGAATGAAGCTTCAAAAACATTACTTCAATCCATACATTACAACAAAGTAACTGTTAGTGGAGACACCCGTTTTGATCGTGTATCTAGTCAATTAGGTTTAAATAACTATTTAAGTTTTATTGAGACTTTTAAAGACGACAAACTATGTGTAGTGGCAGGTAGCACATGGCCTGAAGATGAAAATTTATTGATTAATTATATCAATGCTACTGACCATAAAAATGTCAAGTTTATTATAGCACCGCATAATATAAAAACCGCGCAAATAAATAACATTCAAGAAAAGTTACATGTCAAATCTGTGCTGTATTCTAAAAAAAATGATGAACAATTAATTAATGCTCAGGTTTTTATAATAGACACCATTGGAATTCTTTCAAAGGTTTACAGTTATGCAAATATTGCTTATGTTGGTGGTGCTATGGGGCATACTGGTTTACACAACACTTTAGAACCTGCCGTATTTGCGATACCTATCATTATTGGTTCTAATCACGAAAAGTTTCCAGAAGCCAAAGCTATGATAGACATTAACGGTATGTTTTCTGCTTCCAATCAAAAAGAGTTTGATAGCATTTTAAACGAATTGATTCAAAACAAGGAAAAATGTCTGTCTTCTGGAAAGAAAAATGGTGATTATATCGCAAAAAACAAAGGTGCAGTCATCCAAATAATAGATTATCTGCGTATATAA
- a CDS encoding plastocyanin/azurin family copper-binding protein, with protein sequence MKITKYVLGTIFSCAVLIACGGKEEKKKEGFTYENTKNTSSSKDTNDVNEIVISGNDLMQFDKTEIRVKAGEKIKLTLRHKGKLDINVMGHNFVLLKKGVDLAGFAAKAAVAKDNQYIPKKTKDVIAYTSLIGAGQTTFVEFVAPVAGEYDYLCSFPGHYAMMKGKLIVE encoded by the coding sequence ATGAAAATAACAAAGTATGTATTAGGAACAATTTTTTCTTGTGCAGTATTAATCGCATGTGGAGGGAAAGAAGAAAAAAAGAAAGAGGGGTTTACTTATGAAAATACAAAGAATACTTCTAGTAGTAAGGACACTAATGACGTTAACGAGATAGTTATTTCGGGTAATGATTTAATGCAGTTTGATAAGACTGAAATTAGAGTAAAAGCCGGAGAAAAAATAAAACTTACTTTAAGGCATAAAGGAAAATTAGATATAAATGTGATGGGGCATAACTTTGTCCTTCTTAAAAAAGGTGTTGATCTAGCAGGCTTTGCTGCTAAGGCTGCTGTAGCTAAAGACAACCAATATATACCAAAAAAGACAAAAGATGTCATAGCTTATACTTCGTTAATTGGAGCTGGACAAACCACTTTTGTAGAGTTTGTTGCGCCAGTTGCAGGCGAATATGATTACCTATGTAGTTTTCCTGGGCATTATGCTATGATGAAGGGTAAATTGATAGTTGAATAA
- a CDS encoding NADP-dependent glyceraldehyde-3-phosphate dehydrogenase, which translates to MNTTFLETPEIYKIKSLLHQKTYLVSGELKQWEGDTAEVYSTISSTENYKPTLLGTIPRLTEKEALEALNSASEAYDKGQGLWPTMKVVDRIACMEKFVEQMKTKREVIVKLLMWEIGKNLPDSEKEFDRTIDYIYDTIEAYKQIDRASAKFEKNEGVYAHIRRGPLGVVLCLGPYNYPLNETFTLLIPALIMGNPVIFKPAKLGVLLISPLLEAFQNSFPKGVVNVIYGRGRVLATPIMQSGKIDVLALIGNSKSANAIQNNHPKKNRLRLVLGLEAKNPAIVLPDADLDLAVSECIAGTLSFNGQRCTALKVLYVHESIADDFNKLYSAKVDALKFGNPWESGVKLTPLPEADKPAYIQELIDDALKKGAKILNKKGGEISENFIFPAVLYPVNKEMRIFKEEQFGPLVPIVPFTDIEKPLDDMAASNYGQQVSLFGKNINTLSPLIDTLVNLVCRVNLNSSCQRGPDVYPFTGRKDSAFSTLSVHDALRSFSIRTFVASKDNDYNNAILKELLEKKTSNFISTDYIL; encoded by the coding sequence ATGAATACGACTTTTTTAGAAACTCCAGAAATATATAAAATCAAATCACTTTTACATCAAAAAACCTATTTAGTATCAGGTGAACTAAAACAATGGGAAGGTGATACAGCAGAAGTATATTCAACAATTTCTTCAACGGAAAATTATAAACCTACATTATTAGGAACCATTCCTAGACTTACCGAAAAGGAAGCTTTGGAAGCATTAAATTCAGCATCAGAAGCTTACGATAAAGGTCAAGGTTTATGGCCAACTATGAAGGTTGTAGATAGAATTGCTTGCATGGAAAAATTTGTAGAACAAATGAAAACCAAGCGGGAAGTTATTGTAAAACTTCTCATGTGGGAAATAGGAAAAAACCTTCCGGATTCAGAAAAAGAATTCGATAGAACCATTGATTATATATACGATACTATTGAAGCTTATAAACAAATAGATAGGGCTTCTGCTAAATTTGAAAAGAACGAAGGGGTATATGCACACATACGTAGAGGGCCATTAGGGGTTGTCTTATGTTTAGGACCCTATAATTACCCATTAAATGAAACTTTTACATTGCTTATCCCTGCATTAATTATGGGGAATCCTGTGATTTTTAAACCAGCGAAACTAGGCGTGTTATTAATTTCACCATTATTAGAAGCTTTTCAGAATAGTTTTCCAAAAGGGGTTGTAAATGTTATTTATGGTCGCGGTCGTGTATTGGCAACACCTATCATGCAATCGGGTAAAATTGATGTATTGGCGTTAATTGGTAATAGTAAATCTGCAAACGCCATTCAAAATAATCACCCAAAAAAGAACAGATTACGTTTGGTATTAGGCTTAGAGGCCAAAAACCCTGCAATAGTTTTACCAGATGCCGACTTAGACTTAGCAGTGAGTGAATGCATTGCGGGTACACTGTCTTTTAATGGGCAACGCTGTACAGCCTTAAAAGTATTATATGTACACGAATCTATTGCGGATGACTTTAACAAGTTATATTCGGCAAAAGTAGATGCACTTAAATTTGGGAATCCGTGGGAGTCCGGTGTTAAATTAACACCACTTCCAGAAGCCGATAAACCTGCTTATATTCAAGAATTAATAGATGACGCTCTAAAAAAAGGAGCAAAAATATTGAATAAAAAAGGAGGAGAAATTAGCGAGAATTTTATATTTCCGGCAGTTTTGTATCCCGTTAATAAAGAGATGCGAATATTTAAAGAGGAACAGTTCGGACCATTGGTACCAATTGTTCCATTTACAGACATTGAAAAACCATTAGATGACATGGCAGCATCAAACTATGGACAACAAGTAAGTTTGTTTGGTAAAAATATAAATACATTATCACCATTAATTGATACTCTGGTAAACTTGGTTTGTAGAGTTAATTTAAACAGTTCTTGTCAAAGAGGTCCAGATGTTTATCCTTTTACTGGAAGAAAAGATTCTGCATTTAGTACTTTAAGTGTACATGATGCATTACGTTCTTTCTCAATAAGGACTTTTGTAGCATCAAAGGATAACGATTATAATAATGCCATTTTAAAAGAGTTATTAGAAAAAAAGACATCTAATTTTATAAGTACAGATTACATTTTATAG
- a CDS encoding 3-keto-disaccharide hydrolase, whose translation MKKVISILVIATVILSCKTEKKEDHKNVSIENDNKIDEWVYLFDGTSTEGWRAYNGDSLPPGWTIKDKTLTFDTELGLEQNYTGGTDIIYGAEEFENFELHIEWKLPKGGNSGIFYHLKEGYKKPPEVSPEYQLIDDLGYAEIHDLTAYNTSLGYTEKPEELKPLQRTGSDYAMHPADTLQKVLNPIGEWNTSKIVFTPKNVEHWLNGKKLLSFVPWDEAWHEKKNSDKWKNSPNYGKYKTGFIGLQDHSSPIWFRNIKIKKL comes from the coding sequence ATGAAAAAAGTAATTTCAATTTTAGTCATCGCTACTGTTATTTTATCCTGTAAAACAGAAAAAAAAGAAGATCATAAGAATGTATCTATTGAAAACGATAACAAAATAGACGAATGGGTTTACCTTTTTGATGGTACAAGTACCGAAGGGTGGCGTGCTTATAATGGAGATTCTTTACCTCCAGGATGGACCATAAAAGATAAAACTTTAACTTTTGATACAGAACTTGGGTTAGAGCAAAATTATACTGGAGGAACAGATATTATTTATGGTGCTGAAGAATTTGAAAACTTTGAGCTTCATATTGAATGGAAGCTTCCAAAAGGTGGTAATAGTGGTATTTTTTACCACTTAAAAGAAGGTTATAAAAAACCTCCTGAAGTATCGCCAGAATATCAACTTATAGATGATTTGGGTTATGCCGAAATACATGACCTTACAGCTTACAATACGAGTTTAGGGTATACTGAAAAGCCAGAAGAATTAAAACCTTTACAAAGAACAGGTTCAGACTATGCTATGCATCCTGCGGATACTTTGCAAAAAGTGTTAAACCCTATAGGTGAATGGAATACTTCAAAAATTGTATTTACTCCTAAAAATGTAGAACACTGGCTAAATGGCAAGAAGTTATTATCATTTGTTCCATGGGATGAAGCTTGGCATGAAAAAAAGAATTCGGATAAATGGAAAAACAGCCCTAACTATGGAAAGTACAAAACTGGTTTTATCGGTCTTCAAGATCATTCAAGTCCTATATGGTTTAGAAATATTAAAATAAAAAAACTATAG